From Lycium ferocissimum isolate CSIRO_LF1 chromosome 12, AGI_CSIRO_Lferr_CH_V1, whole genome shotgun sequence, one genomic window encodes:
- the LOC132040286 gene encoding large ribosomal subunit protein uL18c-like, giving the protein MSCASFSLSFLHNTCADSKQFTFQVGPKLVIQTTRALTIEAKAKTRREDRTARHIRIRKKVEGTTERPRLCVFRSNKHIYVQVIDDSKMHTLASASTMQKPISEEFDYSAGPTAEVAKKVGEAIAKACLEKGIMKVAFDRGGYPYHGRIEALAEAARENGLQF; this is encoded by the exons ATGTCTTGTGCTTCAttttcactttcctttcttcaCAACACTTGTGCTGATAGCAAGCAGTTTACTTTCCAAGTTGGTCCTAAATTGGTGATACAAACAACAAGGGCTCTTACAATTGAAGCTAAGGCTAAAACAAGAAGGGAAGATAGAACTGCCCGACATATTCGTATTCGCAAGAAG GTTGAAGGGACAACCGAAAGACCAAGATTATGTGTCTTCCGCTCCAACAAGCACATTTATGTTCAAGTCATCGATGACTCCAAGATGCACACACTGGCTTCTGCTTCAACGATGCAGAAACCAATCTCTGAGGAATTCGACTACTCTGCTGGTCCCACTGCA GAAGTGGCAAAGAAAGTAGGGGAAGCTATAGCTAAGGCCTGTCTAGAGAAAGGGATCATGAAAGTAGCCTTTGATCGCGGAGGTTATCCTTACCATGGACGGATTGAAGCTCTCGCTGAAGCTGCACGAGAAAATGGCCTTCAGTTTTAG
- the LOC132039861 gene encoding late embryogenesis abundant protein D-29 yields MASRRLICVLLLVLCVSNLVSCKETHEEVEKQNKENSESWTGWAKDKISEGLGFKSTDDDSAVKHGSDSTMDTATKAKDKITDTASGTGQYVADKAGDLKNAAEEAKNKAYETAEAAKQKTGEKAEEAYTKAGEEKEKAYSDAEKAKQKASEKAEEAYHKTGQAKDQAAETTKEAKEKMKETGEQAAKKTEEAKEGYESAKNKAGETLEKAKENIASNLESAKETAKEKTEEIKDNIAGKKRDEEL; encoded by the exons ATGGCTTCAAGGAGGTTGATTTGTGtgttgttattggttttatGTGTGTCTAATTTGGTGAGTTGTAAGGAAACTCATGAGGAAGTTGAGAAGCAGAATAAAGAAAATTCAGAGTCATGGACAGGATGGGCTAAAGATAAGATTTCTGAAGGGCTAGGTTTTAAATCTACTGATGATGATTCAGCTGTTAAACATGGTTCTGATTCAACTATGGATACTGCAACAAAGGCCAAAGACAAAATCACTGACACGGCTTCAG GAACCGGACAATATGTAGCAGACAAGGCAGGAGATCTAAAGAACGCAGCCGAAGAAGCGAAAAACAAAGCATACGAAACTGCCGAAGcagcaaaacaaaaaacagGGGAGAAAGCTGAGGAAGCTTATACAAAAGCAGgcgaggaaaaagaaaaagcctaTTCAGACGCTGAAAAGGCAAAACAAAAAGCCTCCGAAAAAGCCGAAGAAGCATACCACAAAACCGGACAAGCAAAAGATCAAGCAGCAGAGACAACAAAAGAAGCAAAGGAGAAAATGAAGGAAACAGGAGAGCAAGCGGCAAAGAAAACAGAAGAAGCGAAG GAAGGATATGAAAGCGCGAAGAATAAAGCAGGGGAGACATTAGAGAAAGCTAAAGAGAATATAGCTTCAAATTTGGAGAGTGCTAAGGAAACTGCTAAAGAGAAAACGGAGGAGATTAAG